The Oncorhynchus mykiss isolate Arlee chromosome 10, USDA_OmykA_1.1, whole genome shotgun sequence nucleotide sequence TAAAATATAAAGATCCACCTGAATTATTTGTAATAGTCATGTGTTTAATTAGCAGGTAATATTGACTCCCGCCCAGGACAGCTAACTAGCTTTCCTGGAGACGTTGAAAGTGTGCAGGTCTCCCCAGCAGAATCTTGTGTGTTTTGATTCCATCCTCAGACAAGCTCACTCTCCCTACTTGTTTAATGTATATGACCTGATTTGAGTGTTTCCCCTGTCTGTCCTCTAGGTGGCGCCAGAGGAGTTCAAGGCCAGTATAAACCGTGTTAACGGCTGTCTGAAGAAGACGCTGCCAGTGAATGTGCGTTGGCTGCTGTGTGGCTGTCTCTGTTGCTGCTGTACACTGGGCTTCAGTCTCTGGCCCGTCATCTGTCTGAGCAAAAGggtgggagacacacacacacactgagatacacacactgacatatacacacagaccatCCCTCTGCGTACCATACTCAaggttacctgtctctctcctcctcagacacaGAGATCCATGGAGAAGCTGTTGGATTGGGAGAACAGCAGACTGTACCACAAGGTGTGTAGGGGTGGGATGAGGGCCAGGAGAGGTAGTTAAGTTTgactgatctctccctctctctctctccctcccctctctccctcccctttctctctctccctccctccctctctctctctcccccctccccctctctctctcccccctccccctctctctctcccccctccccctctctctctctctccctcccctctctctccctctctctctctccctctctctctctccctccctctctctccctccctctctctctctctctctccctctctctctctctccctctctctctctctcccctctctctctcccctttctctctcccctttctctctcccttctctctccctcccctctctcccttgcccctctctccctccctcctccctctccctccctcctccctctccctctctccctccctccctctctctctccctttccttccctctctctccctttccttccctctctcagctGTGTTTGCATTGGAGGCTGAGCAAGAGGAAGTGTGAAACCAACAACATGATGGAAtatgtgagaacacacacacacaaaatggagTACTTgagtaatgcacacacacacacacacatgatggaGTACTTgagtaatgcacacacacacacacacacgatggagTACTTgagtaatgcacacacacacacacacacgatggagTACTTgagtaatgcacacacacacacacacacgatggagTACTTgagtaatgcacacacacacacactttgaataacctctctctctctcccccctcaggtaATCCTGATAGAGTTCCTACCCAAGATCCCCATTTTCAGACCGGACTAGCTCTCCGCAGCCCCACCCACATCCTCCCGTGGTGCCTCTCTTCACTCGGCCCAGTCACCTCTCCAAAAtggcctcctctttcctcccctaaCCAGGCCCATACCCCTAAAACAAAACCACCATTTAATGTTTACTGGACATTATCTAACTTCTCTATCTAGCCCCTCTATATACCCAGAAAACACCTGTTTACACCCTAAAGCCCCTCCCCTTCTCTGATGTCAACCTTCGACCCCTGATCTGTTGGAGGAGACGTGgccttttgaccccccccccccccggggtggCCACGTTGACTGTCATCGGTCTGTGGGTCATCATGGGAGACCCAGCTCAGAAAGGGTGTAAACGGTACCATAGAACTGTGGAACTGGAGAAAGTGGACTCCTAATTTTGGACCTGCAATGATGGACCTCCTCTTCACAGCCCTTCCCTGTACTCGAGGCACAATCTTTACTCAGATTTATACCCCCGTTATATTGTACCCCAACCTGAACTATGAGACACTCTGTGCTGTTGGAACAGTTGATCTTATACTCTGTTCTAGAACCTCTGTGGAACCGCTGAGGTGACAATCAATGGATTAGCTACGGAACTTCTACAGAACTTCAATGGAACTAATATAGAACATTGACAGAACTTCAATGGATTAGCACACGGGACAGCAATGGAACTGACAGAACAGCTATGGAACTGACAGAACATTAGAACAGCTATGGAACTCCCAACGGAACGTCATTGGAACAGCTATGGAACTGACAGAACATCATTAGAACAGCTATGGAACTCCCAACGGAACgtcattgggctcccgagtggcacagcgttctaacacactgcatctcagtgcaagaggcgtcactgcagtacctggttcgatttcaggctgcatcacatccggccgtgattgggagtcccacagggcggcgcacaattggcccagcgtcgtccggggtaggccgtcattgtaaataataatttgttctttaaatgacttgcctagttaaataaaggttaaatacaaatggAACATTGGTAGAACAGTTGTGGAACTTGCAGCATCATTCGCCTTTTGACTGGTCATAGTATTGGTAGAGAACAGCCAAACTAACCACAGTGGgtcagtagagagaacagccaaaCTAACCACAGTGGgtcagtagagagaacagccaaaCTAACCACAGTGGgtcagtagagagaacagccaaaCTAACCACAATAGatcagtagagagaacagccaaaCAAACCACAGTGGgtcagtagagagaacagccaaaCAAACCACAGTGGatcagtagagagaacagccaaaCTAACCACAGTGGgtcagtagagagaacagccaaaCTAAACACAGTGGgtcagtagagagaacagccaaaCTAAACACAGTGGgtcagtagagagaacagccaaaCTAAACACAGatcagtagagagaacagccaaaCTAAACACAGTGGatcagtagagagaacagccaaaCTAACCACAGTGGatcagtagagagaacagccaaaCTAACCACAGTGGgtcagtagagagaacagccaaaCTAAACACAGTGGatcagtagagagaacagccaaaCTAAACACAGTGGattagtagagagaacagccaaaCTAAACACAGatcagtagagagaacagccaaaCTAACCACAGTGGgtcagtagagagaacagccaaaCTAAACACCGTGTGTCAGCTACATGAAACCCCCGAGTCTCTCTCTGCGTCCACTCAAACTAgtcttcgtcccaaatggcatcctgtcCCTCTATTACCTAACAGGgttctggccaaaagtagggtaCAATCTAGACTAGAGAATAGACTGCTATTTCAGATGGTGGTCCTagactctcctcatctcctccaatAGGATGTAATTTCAGATGGTGGTCCTagactctcctcatctcctccaatAGGATGTAATTTCAGATGGTGGTCCTagactctcctcatctcctccaatAGGATGTAATTTCAGATGGTGGTCCTAgactcccctcatctcctccaataGGATGTAATTTCAGATGGTGGTCCTagactctcctcatctcctccaatAGGATGTAATTCCAGATGGTGGTCCTAGACTCTCCTAcccccccctcatctcctccaataGGATGTAATTTCAGATGGTGGTCCTAgactcccctcatctcctccaataGGATGTAATTCCAGATGGTGGTCCTAGActctcctaccccccccccccctcatctcctccaataGGATGTAATTTCAGATGGTGGTCCTAgactcccctcatctcctccaataGGATGTAATTTCAGATGGTAATCCTagactctcctcatctcctccaatagggtgtcatttcagatggTAATCCTAGACTCTCCTATCCATCATCTCTGCACACTAGACACACCTCTAAACCAGAGAAGATCACACAGACTGTCCCACTATACTGTCTGGTCGTACCCTCAAATGGCACCCTTCTCCTTATATAACACACTACTACCCCcacagctctggtctaaagtagtgcacttcatagggaacagggtaccagtTGGGATTAGAGCCTATTTGTATTGACCCGTATGCTACACCCGGACATGGGCCGATTTCCTGTATCCAAGACGCTGGTTTGTAGGGTCAGCCTCGCGACCGTTGCCTAGCGACGGGGAGAACTGATGATCAGCGACGCAGAAGGAACAGAACTGATTGTTTGTTTTTCTTCACCTTGTTTTTGTTTTACCTGTTCTGTGACAAGGGACTGTGGATGGTTTTTTTGCGttactgctctgtgtgtgtgtgtgtgtgtgtgtgtcattttgaatgtgtgtgtattagaTTAATGCTAACAGGTTTCCCTGACAACCAACGGTAAACAGACAGAAGCGTGGTGGAATACTCACCTGAGATAAAGGGTGAGATCCTAAATGGCACCCCTTtcccctgtgtagtgcactatctTTGACCAGTAATACACTAGATAGTGACTAGGGGGCCATTTTAGAAGTCACACCAAGCTACACACTCCTCATGACCCTAATTTCTGCTCAAACACTAATGGCTGGGTTTTTGGTTGGTCTTTAATCACTGGTAGCTCTCGCTCTGCATCAGGGCTCTCCCTACTTTTAACCACCTTCTCTGTTGTCATTTCTCATCTCATTTTATTGTTAAACACTCAGTCTTGagtctgtcccaaatggtactctattccctatgtagtgcactactttagaccaggaccctattccatatatagtgcactactttagaccagggaccatagggctctgtatagggaataggatgccatttgggacagcttTGGCTGATCAGTAAAGGTCAAGGGTCATGCTCAGGGGGTTACCATGGAGATAGAGGAATATGTAGAATTAAAATGGGATGGCCAAACCTACTCCTGGAGAGATACTACTGGCCGTGCAGGCTTTTGCTCTGACCCTGCTCtaacacctgattctactaatcaGTCTAATCAGAACCGTGACTGGCAGAATGaggtgtgttagagcagggctgAAGCAAAAGCTTGCAGACCCAGTAGCTCTCTGGGAGGAGGAATTGATATCACCAAGACCACTTTAGGTTCATACGGCATCAACTAGCTTTCTGATTGGTTTACCGGCCATCAACTAGCTTTCTGATTGGTTACCTCACATATAAAGCTAATTTAATGCAATAAGCAGATTTCCGTTGTGTGTAGTTGTGTTTTCAACTGTAATCTCAGTCCATGATTGGATCTTGGTCACCCCTTTTATATTCTTTGTCTGGTATTTCTGATCAGGTGTGTTATGATCCTAGCAGACGTGTGTGGATGAATGATCACGTAACGTGAttaacggatgtgaaatagctagctagttagcggtgttcgcgctaaatagcgtttcaatcggtgacgtcactcgctctgagaccttgaagtagtggttcccctttgctctgcaagggccgcggcttttgtggagcgatgggtaacgatgcttcgtgggtgactgttgtgtgCAGAGGTTCCCTGGTGCGCGCCCggatatgggcgaggggacggcctaaagttatactgttacatgtatATATGAGGCATATGGACAGTAAACTACCcagaaacaaacatttattgacaaAGAATTACAGCCCAGTCAGATCAGGGGTGTATTTATTAGTCGACCACCGTAGCATAACgttttgcaacaacaaaaaaacaagcgtttcttttggacaaattcaggttggTTGAGTAAGAgtcctgatctaggatcaggtctgttttctagtgaatacaccccatgGTGTTCAATTTGGGTGTTACTGTCCCCATTCaaccattaggttggtaccccaacactgttactatccattctaccattaggttggtaccccaacactgttactatccattctaccattaggttggtaccccaacactgttactatccattctaccattaggatggtaccccaacactgttactatccattctaccattaggttggtaccccaacactgttactatccattctaccattaggttagtaccccaacactgttactatccattctaccattaggttggtaccccaacactgttactatccattctaccattaggttggtaccccaacactgttactatccattctaccattaggttggtaccccaacactgttactattcattctaccattaggttggtaccccaacactgttactatccattctaccattaggttggtaccccaacactgttactatccattctaccattaggttggtaccccaacactgttactatccattcggttggtaccccaacactgttactatccattctaccattcggttggtaccccaacactgaTCTGAAGCTGTGACCAAAGATTGGGGTCCAGCTCCCCAAGAAGGTTGATCATCCTGGAACATGACTCAGTTCCTTTTCTCAACACCATGTCGATGATGTCACGTGCCTTCTCTGCCCTCTCAGCGATCACCTTCACTGACTCCATTTCCTCCTGGTGGATGACTGTGTGTTGCAGGAGTCTGTCCAGCAGTTCATTCAGGACAGGTCTTGATACTTGCTTGACAAACTCTGTCCGTACAGAACGCAGCTGCTGCTCAGCAGAACCAGTCAGACTGCTCTCAGCCGGACCTCCTGCCCCCGACACAGCACCTGAGAGAGTCAGGTTACAAAATAACTACATttgtacatttacatttcagtcattttgaAGCAGACACTTTCCTCCTTAAATAAAAGCAACCTGAAATAACAAGTattgagaaaaatatattttttacaatgacgacctgcATCACTGAACATATTTAAGGCCGGTTTCAAAGACATAGAAAAACAGATTGGGTCATTCAGAACCAGGTTAATCTACAtcaagtcctggaggagatgtcattCAGAACCAGGTTAATCTACAtcaagtcctggaggagatgtcattgggTCATTCAGAACCAGGTTAATCTACATCAAGTTctggaggagatgtcattgggacattcagaaccaggctaatctacatcaagtcctggaggagatgtcattgggACATTCAGAACCAGGTTAATATACATCAAGTCCTGGAGCAGATGTCATTGTTCTTGAAGACAGTATTTTATAATCAGGACTAGTCCAGGTCCTACAGTAAACCATGTTGACTTGCCATTGGTttgtacagagcattcagaaagtattcagaccccttgactttgtccacattgttacgttacagacttgttctaaaatggattaagtgtttttccctcatcgatctacatacacaacacaccataatgacatcacaataccccataatgacatcacaataccccataatgacatcacaataccacataatgacatcacaataccacataatgaaattgaaaaacaggtttttagacttgtttacaaataaacaaataccttatttacataagtacgtagaccctttgctatgagactggaaattcagctcaggtgcatcctgtttccattgatgtttttacaacttggagtccacttgtggtaaatagAATTGATTGGTCAtgtttggaaaggcatacacccgtctatataaggacccacagttgacagtgcatgtcagagcaaaaaccaagccatgaggtcgaaggaattgtccgtagagctccgagacaggattgtgtcgaggcacagatctggggaagggtaccaaaacctttctgcagcattgaaggtccccacgaacacagtggcctccatcattctgaaatggaagaagtttggaaacaccaagactcttcctggctGCACAGTCAAACTgaccaatcgggggagaagggcctcggtccgggaggtgaccaagaacccgatggtcactctgacagagctctagtgttcctctgtggagataggaaaaccaaatcaggtctttatggtagagaggccagacggaagccactcctcagtaaaaggcacatgacagcctgcttagagtttgcaaaaaggcacctaaaacaCAAaattctctggtatgatgaaaccaagattgaactctttggcctgaatgccaacttggcaccatcccgacagtggtggcagcatcatgctgtggggatgtttttcagcggcagggactgggagactagtcaggattaagggaaagatgaacggagaacagtacagagatccttgatgaaaacgtgctcaggagtcaaggggtctgaatactttctgaatgcattgtaacTCATGTTTACTTACTTGTTGAACAGGTGTCAGTGATGTATTCATCTGAAAGATAAACAAAAATGAGGTTATATCACTCTAAATAGCATCTGGTACTAAAGTACAAAGTGATGATTGACATGTGCTCCTACATCGTGATACTTTCTCCTTCCATGCTGTCCTCTCATCATCACCGAATAACTCCATCTCAATGTCAATCCCTGTTATTTTCACAATCGCCTTGAAAAAGCTTGGTGTGGTGTCTCTTTGTATGAGATGAATCTtctggagcgagagagggagagggattgccaaagcaatgtaaacatatgtttcccatgccaacaaagccatttgaatttaattgagagcgagcgagaaggcgacagcaagagagagagagagcaatggatagacatgttctcattctactgaaacaatggatagacgacatgttctcattctactgaaacaatggatagacgacatgttctcattctactgaaacaatggatagacgacatgttctcattctactgaaacaatggatagacgacatgttctcattctactgaaacaatggctagacgacatgttctcattctactgaaacaatggctagacgacatgttctcattctactgaaacaatggctagacgacatgttctcattctactgaaacaatggctagacgacatgttctcattctactgaaacaatggctagacgacatgttctcattctactgaaacaatggctagacgacatgttctcattctactgaaacaatggcTAGACGACATGATctcattctactgaaacaatggcTAGACGACATGATctcattctactgaaacaatggcTAGACGACATGATctcattctactgaaacaatggcTAGACGACATGATctcattctactgaaacaatggctagacgacatgttctcattctactgaaacaatggcTAGACGACATGATctcattctactgaaacaatggcTAGACGACATGATctcattctactgaaacaatggctagacgacatgttctcattctactgaaacaatggctagacgacatgttctcattctactgaaacaatggctagacgacatgttctcattctactgaaacaatggctagacatgttctcattctactgaaacaatggatagatgacatgttctcattctactgaaacaatggataGACGACATGTTCTtattctactgaaacaatggatagacgacatgttctcattctactgaaacaatggcTAGACGACATGTActcattctactgaaacaatggataGACGACATGTTCTtattctactgaaacaatggataGACGACATGTTCTtattctactgaaacaatggataGACGACATGTTCTtattctactgaaacaatggatagacgacatgttctcattctactgaaacaatggctagacgacatgttctcattctactgaaacaatggataGACGACATGTTCTtattctactgaaacaatggatagactacatgttctcattctactgaaacaatggatagacgacatgttctcattctactgaaacaatggataGACGACATGTTCTtattctactgaaacaatggataGACGACATGTTCTtattctactgaaacaatggacagacgacatgttctcattctactgaaacaatggctagacatgttctcattctactgaaacaatggacagacatgttctcattctactgaaacaatggataGACGACATGTTCTtattctactgaaacaatggacagacatgttctcattctactgaaacaatggataGACGACATGATctcattctactgaaacaatggcTAGACGACATGATctcattctactgaaacaatggctagacgacatgttctcattctactgaaacaatggcTAGACGACATGATctcattctactgaaacaatggcTAGACGACATGATctcattctactgaaacaatggctagacgacatgttctcattctactgaaacaatggctagacgacatgttctcattctactgaaacaatggctagacgacatgttctcattctactgaaacaatggctagacatgttctcattctactgaaacaatggatagatgacatgttctcattctactgaaacaatggatagacgacatgttctcattctactgaaacaatggataGACGACATGTTCTtattctactgaaacaatggataGACGACATGTTCTtattctactgaaacaatggataGACGACATGTTCTtattctactgaaacaatggataGACGACATGTTCTtattctactgaaacaatggatagacgacatgttctcattctactgaaacaatggctagacgacatgttctcattctactgaaacaatggctagacgacatgttctcattctactgaaacaatggcTAGACATGTTCTCATTCTACTGAAATAATGGCTAGACGACATGTTCTtattctactgaaacaatggataGACGACATGTTCTtattctactgaaacaatggataGACAACATGTTCTtattctactgaaacaatggataGACGACATGTTCTtattctactgaaacaatggataGACAACATGTTCTtattctactgaaacaatggataGACGACATGTTCTtattctactgaaacaatggatagacgacatgttctcattctactgaaacaatggcTAGACGACATGTActcattctactgaaacaatggataGACGACATGTTCTtattctactgaaacaatggataGACGACATGTTCTtattctactgaaacaatggataGACGACATGTTCTtattctactgaaacaatggatagacgacatgttctcattctactgaaacaatggctagacgacatgttctcattctactgaaacaatggataGACGACATGTTCTtattctactgaaacaatggataGACGACATGTTCTtattctactgaaacaatggataGACGACATGTTCTtattctactg carries:
- the LOC110512943 gene encoding cysteine-rich hydrophobic domain-containing protein 2, with product MMEDFDEIYEEEEEEEEDEERAAEEQLLKYAPDPVVVRGSGHVTVFGLSNKFESEFPSALTGKVAPEEFKASINRVNGCLKKTLPVNVRWLLCGCLCCCCTLGFSLWPVICLSKRTQRSMEKLLDWENSRLYHKLCLHWRLSKRKCETNNMMEYVILIEFLPKIPIFRPD